ACTCAGAGTACGACGATGCTAAAAACGAACAAGCCTTCATTGAAGGAAGAGTCATCACCCTAGAAAAGATGTTACGTAATGCCAGAATTATACAAGATGAGGAAGTAGACACAGATGTGGTCAGTATCGGGTCTACGGTCATCCTAAAAGACTTAGAGTTTAATGATGAAGTAAAATACACGATCGTAGGGTCAGCGGAATCAAACCCGACGGAAAACCGTATTTCCAATGAATCCCCTGTTGGCCAAGCGCTTCTAGGTAAAAGCAAAGGGGCTATTGTCGATGTCAATGTCCCTGCAGGTGTCATTCAATATGAAATCTTAGACATTGGAAAATAAACGCGAGTGTTAACGGAAACAACGGATGTTTGATCAACCCAAAATCGCAGATTCTCTATAACCTACAAGAGGTTGGACCTTGGAACGGATGTGAATAAAGACGGGTTATGATAAAAATGACGTCCGTCCGATAACGAGAAAATATCAGTTTACACTTGAAAAACATGATTAAATTAAAAATAATAGAGATAGACTATAGGGGAATCACGCGGTGGTCCCCTTTTTTTCAATAGGAGGAGTTTAAATGAGTGAAGAATTAAACGACCAGCTCATTGTTCGACGGGAGAAAATGAGTGAAATCAAAAACAAAGGGATCGATCCTTTTGGCCATAAGTTCGAACGCACACATGACGCTGCTCAGATTTTAGAGCAGTATGATCACTTAGCTAAAGAAGATCTAGACCCACAAGACATTCCCGTCACGATAGCGGGTCGACTCATGTCCAAGCGTGGGCAAGGAAAAGCTGGATTCGCCCATGTACAAGACCTACATGCACGTATTCAGATCTACGTTCGGTTAGATCAAGTGGGTGAAGAAGCGTACGATTTATTCACACACCTTGACCTTGGAGATATTGTCGGT
This Caldalkalibacillus salinus DNA region includes the following protein-coding sequences:
- the greA gene encoding transcription elongation factor GreA, which produces MAEKEVILTPEGLAKLEEELEHLKSVKRKEVAERIKAAISYGDISENSEYDDAKNEQAFIEGRVITLEKMLRNARIIQDEEVDTDVVSIGSTVILKDLEFNDEVKYTIVGSAESNPTENRISNESPVGQALLGKSKGAIVDVNVPAGVIQYEILDIGK